The following DNA comes from Hordeum vulgare subsp. vulgare chromosome 3H, MorexV3_pseudomolecules_assembly, whole genome shotgun sequence.
catgcTATAAAGCAGTTCACCCACTGTAAAAAAGAAGTGCGGCGTTGGCTGGAAAGGATGCGGCAATGGTGCTGGGTTACTGTGCATCGAGGATTTGGAAAACAGCGTGGCAAATTGGGGCGAGGGCGCAAGGTGCCAAGGTGGAATGGACGTCGCCGTCAGGAGCAAAGTCTGAATTCTTGCCTACCCTGAAATTTCTCAAGCATCGATCCGTCGAAATCTCCCATGTTGATGGATGATGGATCACATCAGGCCTGTTCCGCGTGAATTGATAGTATTTCGTTTTCTTGAAGAATTCAGTCCTGCTCATGGATTAGGTggggggagggaggaggaagcgGTGAGCGGCAGTACCCGTTCTTGGTGACGACGTCGCGGGTGAACTTGACCTGCTTCTTGCTGCCTCGGCAGAGCTCCTCCAGCGTGCACTCGAGGGTGCGCTCCAGCGGCGGCGCCTTGCGCATGATGGAGCTGGAGAACTCGGCGAAGGCGCGGCGCCCGCCCGTGTTGCCGGAGCTGTAGACCTTGGTGAACTCCCTGGCCGGCGTGGCGGGCGCGCTCCTCATGGAGAAGTCGTCGCTGCGCGTCCTCGCCatgcgcgcgccgccgccgcctccggagCCGAATGTCCCGAACATCTCGCTGGCCCGGTCGTCGTTGCACACCCCGAACACCGCCCTGTTCTCCTGCTGGTCCAGGAGCGCCTGCACAACCAAAGGAAGCCCACGCCGACGCGCGCGAGCACAGCGAATCAGGAACGCGATTCCCACGGCGGCGACGCGCGCACGCAGGGAGGTgaccggggaagaggcggcggggcACTCACCTCGTAGGCCTCGGTGATGGCCTTGAAGCGCGCCTCGGCCTCGGGCTTGGAGGCCGGCGGGTGCTTGTCGGGGTGCCATTTCCTGGCGAGGCCCTTGTACGCGGCGCGGAGCCCCTGCAACGAGGTGCCCCTGGGGACGTCGAGGATCCGGTGGTAGAGCTCCGGCGGGTTCACCATTGGAGTTGGAGGGGGAC
Coding sequences within:
- the LOC123444753 gene encoding dnaJ protein homolog 1-like, which gives rise to MVNPPELYHRILDVPRGTSLQGLRAAYKGLARKWHPDKHPPASKPEAEARFKAITEAYEALLDQQENRAVFGVCNDDRASEMFGTFGSGGGGGARMARTRSDDFSMRSAPATPAREFTKVYSSGNTGGRRAFAEFSSSIMRKAPPLERTLECTLEELCRGSKKQVKFTRDVVTKNGSIVKKEVTQTIMVKPGWRKGHKVTLDGMGDERPGCLPADAVFTVAEKKHSTFKRVGDDLVLKAKVPLVNALTGWSFSFRLLSGKKVSCSFDDEVICPGHEKVIKGEGMPIAEQRGTRGDLRVKLEIVFPDQLTDEQRSGLAEILKDCT